From one Pseudomonas sp. S35 genomic stretch:
- a CDS encoding benzoate/H(+) symporter BenE family transporter, with translation MDTLRKDLSLSAVIAGFIAVIISYAGPLIIVFQAAKEAHLPNDVVSSWIWAISIGSGITGLFLSWRLRVPVITAWSTPGAALLVSMLPTVTLPQAIGAYVVASVIIAVVGLSGAFDKLMSRLPKAIAAAMLAGILFRFGAELFTSIKLQPALVLSMIAAYLIFKRLSPRYAILSVLIVGCAAAASFGELNSTAITIAVAHPVFIAPQWSWHAIINIGLPLALVTLTGQYVPGMAVLRTSGYNTPARSIISVTAIGSVLMAPFGSHGVNLAAITAAICTGREAHEDRDKRYIAGIACGVFYILMGTFGATLASVFSALPKELIASLAGLALFGAISAGLTGAMADEKQREAALITFLVTASGMSFLGLAAAFWGLIFGLVAHCVLTYTRESKAVAMAGG, from the coding sequence ATGGACACACTCAGAAAGGATCTATCCCTGTCAGCCGTCATCGCGGGCTTTATCGCCGTGATCATTTCCTATGCCGGCCCCTTGATCATCGTGTTTCAGGCCGCCAAGGAAGCGCACCTGCCCAACGACGTGGTGTCTTCGTGGATCTGGGCGATTTCCATTGGCAGCGGCATCACCGGCCTGTTCCTCAGTTGGCGCCTGCGGGTTCCGGTGATCACCGCGTGGTCGACACCCGGTGCGGCGTTGCTGGTGTCGATGCTGCCCACGGTGACGCTGCCACAGGCCATCGGTGCGTATGTGGTCGCCTCGGTGATCATTGCCGTGGTGGGTTTGTCCGGCGCCTTCGACAAGTTGATGAGCCGCCTGCCCAAGGCAATCGCGGCTGCCATGCTTGCCGGCATCCTGTTCCGTTTCGGTGCCGAGCTGTTCACCTCGATCAAGCTGCAGCCCGCGCTGGTGTTGTCGATGATCGCGGCCTACCTGATCTTCAAGCGCCTCTCGCCGCGCTACGCGATTCTGTCGGTGCTGATTGTCGGCTGTGCGGCCGCCGCCTCGTTTGGAGAGCTGAACAGTACGGCAATCACCATCGCCGTGGCGCACCCGGTGTTTATCGCGCCGCAGTGGAGCTGGCACGCCATCATCAACATCGGCTTGCCGCTGGCGCTGGTGACGCTGACCGGGCAGTACGTGCCGGGCATGGCGGTGTTGCGCACCTCGGGCTACAACACCCCGGCGCGCTCGATCATTTCGGTGACGGCGATTGGTTCGGTGCTGATGGCGCCGTTCGGCTCCCACGGCGTTAACCTGGCGGCGATCACCGCCGCCATCTGCACCGGCCGCGAAGCCCACGAAGACCGCGACAAACGCTACATCGCCGGGATCGCCTGCGGGGTGTTCTACATTCTCATGGGCACCTTCGGCGCGACCCTAGCCTCGGTGTTTTCCGCCTTGCCTAAAGAGCTGATTGCCTCCCTCGCCGGGCTGGCGCTGTTCGGTGCAATCAGCGCCGGGCTGACCGGGGCTATGGCTGATGAGAAACAACGGGAAGCGGCGTTGATCACTTTCCTGGTCACCGCCTCGGGCATGAGTTTCCTCGGCTTGGCCGCCGCGTTCTGGGGCTTGATCTTTGGGCTGGTCGCCCACTGCGTGCTGACCTACACCCGGGAAAGCAAGGCCGTCGCGATGGCGGGGGGGTAG
- a CDS encoding NAD(P)-dependent alcohol dehydrogenase, with translation MYTAIGYAAQSATTPLAPMSFERRSPRADDVAIEILYCGVCHSDIHQARNEWGIAVYPLMPGHEIVGKVTAVGASVTAHKVGDLVGVGCMVDSCRHCEACQSDLEQYCLEGPTMTYATPDRVDGSNTMGGYSDSIVVSEHFVVKIPAKLDLASAAPILCAGITTYSPLKHYGVKAGDKVGILGMGGLGHMCIKFAKAMGAEVTLFTRSASKAEEGRRQGADHVIVSTDAEQMKAAAGHFDFLLDTIPVQHDLNPYLDVLRFDGVHILVGLIEPVDPPVNAAKLVLGRKVLAGSLIGGIAETQEVLDFCAEHGITCDIEMLDIRQINEAYARMIAGDVKYRFVIDMATLKV, from the coding sequence ATGTATACCGCCATCGGTTATGCCGCCCAGTCGGCCACCACTCCCCTCGCCCCCATGTCGTTTGAACGCCGCAGCCCGCGCGCCGACGACGTGGCCATCGAGATTCTGTACTGCGGCGTCTGCCACTCCGACATCCACCAGGCACGCAACGAATGGGGCATCGCGGTGTACCCGCTGATGCCGGGCCATGAGATTGTCGGCAAGGTCACTGCCGTCGGCGCCAGCGTCACCGCGCATAAAGTCGGCGACCTGGTCGGCGTGGGCTGCATGGTCGATTCGTGCCGTCACTGCGAAGCCTGCCAATCGGACCTGGAGCAATACTGCCTCGAAGGCCCGACCATGACCTACGCTACCCCGGACCGTGTGGATGGCAGCAACACCATGGGCGGCTACTCGGACAGCATCGTGGTCAGCGAGCACTTTGTGGTGAAGATTCCGGCCAAGCTCGACCTGGCCAGCGCCGCGCCGATCCTGTGCGCCGGCATCACCACGTATTCGCCGCTCAAGCACTACGGCGTGAAGGCCGGCGATAAAGTCGGGATCCTGGGCATGGGCGGCCTGGGCCATATGTGCATCAAGTTCGCCAAGGCGATGGGCGCAGAAGTCACGCTGTTCACCCGCTCGGCGAGCAAGGCTGAGGAAGGCCGTCGCCAGGGCGCCGATCACGTGATTGTGTCCACCGACGCCGAGCAGATGAAAGCCGCCGCCGGGCACTTTGACTTCCTGCTGGACACCATTCCGGTGCAGCATGACCTCAACCCCTACCTCGACGTGCTGCGCTTTGATGGCGTGCACATCCTGGTCGGTTTGATCGAGCCGGTGGACCCGCCGGTCAACGCAGCCAAACTGGTGCTGGGGCGTAAAGTGCTGGCCGGCTCGCTGATCGGCGGCATTGCAGAAACCCAGGAGGTCCTGGATTTCTGCGCCGAACATGGCATCACCTGCGACATCGAAATGCTCGACATCCGCCAGATCAACGAGGCCTACGCCCGCATGATCGCCGGTGATGTGAAGTACCGCTTTGTCATCGACATGGCGACCCTGAAGGTCTGA
- a CDS encoding electron transfer flavoprotein subunit beta/FixA family protein, whose amino-acid sequence MKVLVAVKRVVDYNVKVRVKADNSGVDLANVKMSMNPFCEIAVEEAVRLKEKGVATEIVVVSIGPTTAQEQLRTALALGADRAVLVESAHELTSLAVAKLLKAVVDKEQPQLVILGKQAIDSDNNQTGQMLAALTGYGQGTFASKVEVSGDSVAVTREIDGGAQTVSLKLPAIVTTDLRLNEPRYASLPNIMKAKKKPLEVLTPDALGVSTASTNKTVKVEAPAARSAGIKVKSVAELVEKLKNEAKVI is encoded by the coding sequence ATGAAGGTTCTTGTAGCTGTCAAACGCGTTGTCGATTACAACGTGAAAGTTCGCGTCAAGGCGGACAATTCCGGCGTCGACCTTGCTAACGTCAAGATGTCGATGAACCCATTCTGTGAAATCGCCGTGGAAGAAGCCGTACGCCTGAAAGAAAAAGGCGTGGCGACTGAAATCGTCGTGGTTTCCATCGGCCCAACCACTGCTCAAGAGCAACTGCGTACCGCCCTGGCACTGGGTGCCGACCGCGCCGTGCTGGTCGAGTCCGCGCACGAGCTGACCTCCCTGGCCGTTGCCAAGTTGCTCAAGGCCGTTGTCGACAAGGAGCAGCCTCAACTGGTGATCCTCGGCAAACAAGCCATCGACAGCGACAACAACCAGACTGGCCAGATGCTGGCTGCACTGACCGGTTATGGCCAGGGCACCTTCGCTTCGAAAGTCGAAGTGAGCGGCGACAGCGTTGCCGTCACCCGTGAAATCGACGGCGGCGCGCAGACGGTTTCCCTGAAACTGCCGGCCATCGTCACCACCGACCTGCGTTTGAACGAGCCGCGTTATGCGTCCCTGCCAAACATCATGAAAGCCAAGAAGAAGCCTCTTGAAGTGCTGACTCCGGATGCTTTGGGCGTTTCCACCGCCTCCACCAACAAGACTGTCAAAGTCGAAGCGCCGGCTGCACGCAGCGCGGGCATCAAGGTCAAGTCGGTGGCTGAACTGGTCGAGAAACTGAAAAACGAAGCGAAGGTAATCTAA
- a CDS encoding electron transfer flavoprotein-ubiquinone oxidoreductase has translation MEREYMEFDVVIVGAGPAGLSAACRLKQKAAEAGKEISVCVVEKGSEVGAHILSGAVFEPRALNELFPDWKALGAPLNTPVVRDDIYVLRSPEASTKVPDFFVPKTMHNEGNYIISLGNLCRWLAQQAENLGVEVYPGFAAQEALFDENGVVRGIITGDLGVDREGNPKEGVYTPGMELRGKYTLFAEGCRGHIGKQLIKRFNLDSDADAQHYGIGLKEIWEIDPAKHQPGLVVHTAGWPLDIMSNENTGGSFLYHLENNQVVVGLIVDLSYSNTFLSPFDEFQRLKHHPVLAQYLEGGKRISYGARALAKGGINSLPKMVFKGGALIGCDLGTMNVAKIKGSHTAMKSGMLAADAVAERLFAESEGGDELTNYVDSFKASWLYEELFATRNFGPAMHKFGPIIGAGFNWFDQNILGGKMPFTLHDTKPDYACLKLAKDSTKIDYPKPDGKLSFDKLSSVFLSSTNHEEEQPCHLKLKDPSIPIGTNLPLYDEPAQRYCPAGVYEVITKEDGEKRFQINAQNCVHCKTCDIKDPSQNITWVTPEGAGGPTYPNM, from the coding sequence GTGGAACGCGAATACATGGAATTCGACGTGGTCATCGTCGGCGCTGGCCCGGCTGGCCTGTCCGCCGCCTGCCGACTGAAGCAGAAGGCCGCCGAAGCCGGTAAGGAAATCAGCGTCTGCGTGGTCGAGAAAGGCTCCGAAGTCGGCGCACACATCCTCTCCGGTGCCGTGTTTGAACCGCGCGCCCTGAACGAACTGTTCCCGGACTGGAAAGCACTCGGCGCCCCGCTCAACACCCCCGTGGTGCGCGATGACATTTATGTACTGCGCAGCCCCGAAGCCTCCACCAAAGTGCCTGACTTCTTTGTGCCCAAGACCATGCACAACGAAGGCAACTACATCATTTCCCTCGGCAACCTGTGCCGCTGGCTGGCCCAACAGGCCGAAAACCTCGGCGTGGAAGTCTACCCAGGCTTCGCCGCCCAGGAAGCCCTGTTCGACGAGAACGGGGTGGTACGCGGGATCATCACCGGTGACCTCGGCGTCGACCGCGAAGGCAATCCCAAGGAAGGCGTGTACACCCCCGGCATGGAACTGCGTGGCAAGTACACGCTGTTCGCCGAAGGCTGCCGTGGCCATATCGGCAAGCAACTGATCAAACGCTTCAACCTGGACAGCGACGCCGACGCCCAGCACTACGGCATCGGCCTCAAGGAAATCTGGGAAATCGACCCGGCCAAGCACCAGCCAGGCCTGGTGGTCCACACCGCCGGTTGGCCGCTGGACATCATGAGCAACGAGAACACCGGCGGCTCCTTCCTGTATCACCTGGAAAACAACCAGGTGGTCGTGGGCCTGATCGTCGACCTGTCCTACAGCAACACCTTCCTGTCGCCGTTCGATGAGTTCCAGCGCCTCAAGCATCACCCGGTGCTGGCCCAGTATCTGGAAGGCGGCAAGCGCATCAGCTACGGCGCACGTGCGCTGGCCAAGGGCGGCATCAACTCGCTGCCGAAAATGGTCTTCAAGGGCGGCGCGCTGATCGGCTGCGACCTGGGCACCATGAACGTGGCCAAGATCAAAGGCAGCCACACCGCCATGAAGTCCGGCATGCTCGCCGCAGACGCCGTGGCCGAGCGTCTGTTCGCCGAGTCCGAAGGCGGTGACGAGCTGACCAACTACGTCGATAGTTTCAAAGCCAGCTGGCTCTACGAAGAACTGTTCGCCACCCGTAACTTCGGCCCGGCGATGCACAAGTTCGGCCCGATCATCGGCGCTGGCTTCAACTGGTTCGACCAGAACATCCTCGGCGGCAAAATGCCGTTCACCCTGCACGACACCAAGCCGGACTACGCCTGCCTCAAGCTGGCCAAAGACAGCACGAAGATCGACTACCCCAAACCCGACGGCAAGCTGAGCTTCGACAAGCTGAGCTCGGTGTTCCTCTCCAGCACCAACCATGAAGAAGAACAGCCGTGCCACTTGAAGCTCAAGGACCCGAGCATCCCGATCGGCACCAACCTGCCGCTCTATGATGAACCGGCGCAGCGCTACTGCCCGGCCGGCGTATATGAGGTGATCACCAAGGAAGACGGCGAGAAGCGCTTCCAGATCAACGCCCAGAACTGCGTGCACTGCAAGACCTGTGACATCAAGGACCCTTCGCAGAACATCACCTGGGTCACGCCGGAAGGCGCAGGTGGGCCGACTTACCCGAACATGTAA
- a CDS encoding IclR family transcriptional regulator: protein MQQPPDSPSKDAAPTGTQTLLRGLGVVQAVAAGARDLKEIAKRIGTTRSTTHRLASCLVDERYLRVVPQVGYLLGPKLIELGFQAREELPLVTLAVPYLDELSALTGDTIHLAIREFDDVLYLHKNPGRNGPEMRSRVGHRMPLARTGVGKAMLLDDSVAEWQRLYETSLPAGGKNLQWPQHPEQSWAQFEQRMHEYVVGGYAFDLEDNEPSIRCVAAPVRDASRRIVAGISIASTVPYMPLEKMAELIPVIKQVAARLSAELGAKA from the coding sequence ATGCAACAACCTCCCGACAGCCCGAGCAAAGACGCCGCCCCCACTGGCACCCAGACCCTGCTGCGTGGCCTGGGCGTGGTGCAGGCCGTGGCGGCCGGTGCGCGGGATCTGAAAGAGATCGCCAAGCGCATCGGCACCACCCGCAGCACCACCCATCGCCTGGCCAGTTGCCTGGTGGACGAGCGCTACCTGCGCGTGGTGCCGCAAGTCGGTTACCTGCTAGGGCCAAAGTTGATCGAGCTGGGGTTCCAGGCCCGCGAAGAGTTGCCGTTGGTGACCCTGGCCGTGCCGTACCTGGACGAGCTGTCGGCGTTGACCGGCGACACCATTCACCTGGCGATTCGCGAGTTCGACGACGTGCTGTACCTGCACAAGAACCCCGGCCGTAATGGCCCGGAAATGCGCTCGCGGGTCGGCCACCGCATGCCGCTGGCGCGCACGGGCGTAGGCAAGGCAATGTTGCTGGATGACTCGGTTGCAGAGTGGCAACGCTTGTACGAAACCAGCCTGCCAGCGGGCGGAAAAAACCTGCAGTGGCCGCAGCACCCGGAACAGTCCTGGGCACAGTTCGAGCAGCGCATGCATGAATACGTGGTGGGTGGGTATGCATTCGACCTGGAAGACAATGAACCGTCGATCCGTTGCGTCGCGGCACCGGTGCGCGATGCCAGCCGGCGAATCGTCGCCGGCATCAGCATCGCCAGTACCGTGCCCTACATGCCGCTGGAGAAAATGGCCGAGCTGATCCCTGTGATCAAACAGGTTGCGGCGCGGCTGTCAGCGGAGTTGGGCGCGAAGGCCTGA
- a CDS encoding PLP-dependent aminotransferase family protein translates to MWVPQLSEFGQPMYLSIADALARDIGNGVLNEGDRLPTLRELATTLNVTPGTISRAYSEAQRRRLVQGEVGRGTYVLNQKQLELPASDSASMPLNLGHPELLDLSIIKPYSETLEYWLRDALIGMAKSTDFARALDYAPDGGHPAHREAGAQWLRHSLPDAQWQQVIITAGAQHGLMVAMSALTNAGDLVLCEELCYPGIISLAHGLERRLRGVPMDDEGIIPEALRELCLREKPAMLVCVATCQNPTAAIMSQKRRAQIAALAEEFDFIILDDDIYGFLATDPSIKPLSAFAPDRSVYLTSLSKSVMPALRIGYLYSPPKLLSRLTSMVRSSVWMPSPLTAQLASNVITEGLDKKLIRIQRNEAAGRQAIAQEIFANYELKTQPYSYHVWLTLPEPWTSDEFTMLARANGVLVLSGTQFQAERCGVTRSVRLVLMSPTSQDELRFALTKLASLIDSDPRRYY, encoded by the coding sequence ATGTGGGTTCCCCAGCTAAGCGAATTCGGCCAGCCGATGTATTTGTCGATTGCCGATGCGTTGGCACGCGACATCGGCAACGGCGTATTGAACGAAGGCGATCGCCTGCCGACCCTGCGGGAGCTGGCCACGACCCTGAATGTCACGCCGGGCACCATCAGCCGGGCGTATAGCGAAGCCCAGCGGCGTCGCTTGGTGCAGGGGGAAGTTGGGCGCGGGACGTACGTGCTCAATCAGAAGCAACTGGAACTGCCGGCGAGTGACAGCGCGTCGATGCCATTGAACCTGGGGCATCCCGAACTGCTCGACCTGTCGATCATCAAGCCCTACAGCGAAACCCTGGAATACTGGCTGCGCGACGCACTGATCGGCATGGCCAAAAGCACCGATTTCGCACGCGCCCTGGACTACGCCCCGGACGGCGGCCACCCGGCGCATCGCGAGGCGGGCGCGCAGTGGTTGCGGCATTCATTGCCGGACGCGCAGTGGCAGCAAGTGATCATCACCGCCGGCGCCCAGCACGGCTTGATGGTGGCCATGAGCGCCCTGACCAACGCCGGTGATTTGGTGCTCTGCGAAGAACTTTGCTACCCCGGCATCATCTCCCTGGCCCACGGCCTGGAGCGCCGCCTGCGGGGCGTGCCGATGGATGACGAAGGCATCATCCCCGAGGCTCTGCGCGAACTGTGCCTGCGCGAAAAACCGGCGATGCTGGTGTGCGTGGCAACCTGCCAGAACCCGACAGCGGCGATCATGTCGCAAAAACGCCGGGCGCAAATCGCCGCACTGGCCGAAGAGTTCGACTTCATCATCCTCGACGATGACATCTACGGTTTTCTCGCCACCGACCCGTCCATCAAGCCGCTGTCGGCGTTTGCCCCGGACCGCTCGGTGTACCTGACCAGCCTGTCGAAGTCGGTGATGCCTGCGCTGCGCATCGGCTACCTGTACAGCCCGCCAAAACTGCTGTCACGCCTGACGTCGATGGTGCGCAGCAGCGTGTGGATGCCGTCGCCACTGACCGCGCAACTGGCAAGCAATGTCATCACCGAAGGGCTGGACAAAAAACTGATCCGTATCCAGCGCAACGAAGCCGCCGGGCGCCAAGCGATTGCCCAGGAGATCTTCGCCAATTACGAACTCAAGACCCAGCCCTACTCCTACCATGTCTGGCTGACGCTGCCCGAGCCGTGGACCAGCGATGAATTCACCATGCTGGCGCGGGCCAACGGGGTGCTGGTGCTCAGTGGCACGCAGTTCCAGGCCGAACGCTGCGGGGTGACGCGCAGTGTGCGGCTGGTACTGATGTCGCCCACCAGCCAGGACGAATTGCGCTTCGCCCTGACCAAGTTGGCCAGCCTGATCGATTCCGACCCGCGCCGTTACTACTAG
- a CDS encoding AraC family transcriptional regulator, protein MLLTRHLDANATLVSLIEGLTPCDGFSPTHLPGVKVLRASCDVARGPQIYEPSLMFVAQGSKLAYLGPRTLEYGAGHYLIQAMPVPFECETFALAPDAPLLGVSVGIDRVVLGELVMAMGMQAGPPPTAQTLASMSSVVLDDAMRGCVERLLQCLHDPLESRIMGPARVRELLFTALRGPQADVLRALVEQQGQFSRIATSLNHLHAHFAEPLNIETLAGYAHMSASTFHEHFKRCTLLSPVQYLKRLRLLKAQQLLLLEGMGVAQAAHNVGYQSTSQFSREYKRYFERNPGEERAA, encoded by the coding sequence ATGTTGTTGACCCGCCATCTCGATGCCAACGCCACGCTGGTTTCCCTGATTGAGGGGCTCACGCCCTGTGACGGTTTTTCGCCGACCCACCTGCCCGGTGTAAAGGTGCTGCGCGCCAGTTGCGATGTGGCGCGTGGCCCGCAGATCTATGAGCCGAGCCTGATGTTCGTGGCCCAAGGCAGCAAGCTCGCGTACCTGGGGCCGCGTACCCTGGAGTACGGTGCGGGGCATTACCTGATCCAGGCGATGCCGGTGCCGTTCGAGTGCGAGACATTTGCCCTGGCGCCCGATGCGCCGCTGTTGGGGGTGTCGGTGGGTATCGACCGTGTGGTGTTGGGGGAGTTGGTGATGGCGATGGGCATGCAGGCCGGTCCACCGCCGACGGCACAGACCTTGGCGTCGATGAGTTCGGTGGTGCTTGATGACGCCATGCGCGGCTGCGTCGAGCGCCTGTTGCAGTGCCTGCACGATCCGCTGGAAAGCCGGATCATGGGCCCGGCGCGTGTGCGCGAATTGTTGTTCACCGCGCTGCGCGGGCCCCAAGCCGATGTACTGCGTGCGTTGGTGGAGCAACAGGGGCAATTCTCGCGGATTGCCACTTCACTGAATCACCTGCATGCCCATTTCGCCGAGCCGCTGAATATCGAGACGTTGGCTGGCTATGCGCACATGAGCGCATCAACCTTTCATGAACACTTCAAGCGCTGCACCTTGCTGTCGCCGGTGCAGTACCTCAAGCGCCTGCGCCTGCTCAAGGCCCAGCAGTTGCTGCTGCTCGAAGGCATGGGTGTGGCCCAGGCGGCGCACAACGTGGGCTACCAGAGCACGTCGCAGTTCAGCCGCGAATACAAACGCTACTTCGAGCGTAACCCTGGGGAAGAGCGCGCGGCCTAG